One part of the Paenibacillus silvisoli genome encodes these proteins:
- a CDS encoding metalloregulator ArsR/SmtB family transcription factor: MIDRNWRDQLYNEFARIGKCLSSPKRLELLDLLSQGPKSVEQLGKMTGMSVANVSQHLQTLHESKLVRYNKRGNFVIYELADPTVGEFMVSMHRLGEKRLVEIQQMKSDILQAHASMEAITLDELRERMENGEVLLIDVRPSDEYAAGHIPGAISIPIEELDNHLDALPMGKEIVAYCRGPYCLMSAQAVERMNRHGIRASRLEEGVYEWKHYVSHATVRSEVL, from the coding sequence ATGATAGACCGTAACTGGAGGGACCAGTTATATAACGAGTTCGCCCGTATCGGCAAATGCTTATCCAGCCCCAAGAGGCTGGAGTTGCTTGATCTTCTTTCTCAAGGGCCGAAGTCGGTCGAGCAGTTGGGTAAGATGACCGGTATGAGCGTTGCGAACGTATCGCAGCACTTGCAGACCCTCCATGAATCGAAGCTAGTCCGGTACAACAAGAGAGGGAACTTTGTCATTTATGAGTTAGCCGATCCTACGGTTGGTGAATTTATGGTGTCGATGCATCGGCTCGGCGAGAAAAGGCTCGTGGAGATCCAGCAGATGAAATCCGACATTTTGCAAGCTCACGCCAGCATGGAGGCCATTACCCTGGATGAATTAAGGGAACGAATGGAAAACGGCGAAGTGCTGTTGATCGACGTAAGGCCTTCGGATGAATATGCCGCAGGACATATTCCCGGGGCGATATCCATCCCTATCGAAGAGCTGGATAACCATCTTGATGCGCTGCCGATGGGCAAGGAAATTGTCGCCTATTGCAGAGGCCCGTATTGTCTCATGTCTGCACAGGCCGTAGAACGGATGAACCGGCACGGCATTCGGGCATCCCGATTAGAAGAGGGAGTTTATGAATGGAAGCATTACGTATCACATGCGACTGTCAGAAGCGAGGTGCTCTAA
- a CDS encoding MFS transporter: MTGTHKQRHDHFRKYVDSPEKQRRLYKRSLVIVILSQLFGGAGLAAGVTVGALLAQDMLGSDSLAGVPAALFTLGSAVAAMLVGRLSQRHGRRLGLAAGFITGGIGAIGVTLAAFYSSVILLFVSLVIYGAGTATNLQARYAGTDLAKPNERARAISIAMVATTFGAVAGPNLVDVTGHFATGIGFPALTGPFMLAAVAYLLAGFVFFIFLRPDPFVVAKTIFDAQADIRQSKGDNDQTNQASQNRGLIVGATVMILTQIVMVAIMTMTPVHMKHHGHGLGDVGLVIGIHIGAMYLPSLLTGMLADKIGRTTMSIASGGVLLSAGIVAALVPADSMFGLTTALALLGLGWNFGLISGTAIIIDATDPATRAKTQGTIDVLIALAGASGGALSGMIAANSSYALLSLCGGALALLLIPVVLWSRKRKITISSSNDLKL, translated from the coding sequence ATGACGGGGACACATAAACAAAGGCATGATCATTTTCGGAAATACGTTGATTCACCGGAAAAACAGCGTCGGCTATATAAACGATCGCTTGTAATCGTCATCCTATCTCAGCTGTTTGGCGGCGCAGGACTTGCAGCAGGCGTAACCGTCGGCGCGCTGCTTGCGCAAGACATGCTGGGCTCGGACAGCCTGGCAGGAGTTCCGGCGGCGTTGTTCACGCTCGGCTCGGCTGTTGCGGCGATGCTTGTCGGACGGTTATCCCAGAGGCACGGACGACGCCTTGGACTTGCTGCGGGATTTATAACAGGCGGAATCGGAGCGATCGGTGTGACGCTTGCGGCGTTCTACAGCAGCGTCATTCTGCTGTTTGTTTCTCTAGTTATTTATGGAGCTGGAACTGCGACCAATTTGCAAGCCCGCTATGCCGGCACGGATTTGGCCAAACCGAATGAACGGGCTAGAGCCATTAGCATCGCGATGGTCGCAACGACGTTCGGTGCGGTAGCAGGCCCTAATTTAGTTGATGTGACGGGACATTTTGCAACAGGGATCGGCTTTCCGGCTTTAACCGGCCCGTTTATGCTGGCTGCCGTTGCTTACTTATTAGCAGGATTCGTATTTTTTATTTTTCTTCGTCCTGACCCCTTCGTCGTTGCGAAGACGATTTTCGACGCACAAGCGGATATTCGTCAATCGAAGGGGGATAACGATCAAACCAATCAAGCTAGTCAAAACAGAGGCTTAATCGTTGGAGCGACCGTCATGATATTAACGCAAATCGTGATGGTGGCTATTATGACCATGACACCTGTTCATATGAAGCATCACGGTCACGGTCTAGGCGATGTCGGCTTGGTAATCGGAATCCATATTGGGGCGATGTATTTGCCATCGCTCTTGACCGGCATGCTTGCCGATAAAATAGGACGGACGACGATGTCGATCGCGTCAGGCGGCGTGTTGTTAAGCGCCGGAATCGTTGCGGCTCTCGTGCCGGCGGATTCCATGTTCGGGCTTACGACTGCGCTCGCTTTGTTGGGCTTAGGGTGGAACTTCGGCCTCATTAGCGGCACTGCCATCATTATCGACGCGACCGATCCGGCAACCCGCGCCAAAACGCAAGGTACGATCGATGTGCTTATCGCGCTGGCAGGCGCATCCGGCGGCGCGCTATCCGGCATGATCGCAGCGAATTCGAGCTATGCGCTTTTATCGCTATGCGGGGGCGCGCTTGCGCTCTTGCTTATTCCAGTCGTGTTATGGTCCAGAAAGCGGAAAATAACCATTTCAAGCTCTAA